From a single Candidatus Cloacimonadota bacterium genomic region:
- a CDS encoding hemolysin III family protein yields MEKSKERFLDRIPLSAPQSRPEEVANAITHGIGVGLAIAALVVLVVFAARINDTWKVVSFSIYGTTMIILFLSSTLYHSFPQPYVKRFFRILDHSSIFLLIAGTYTPVTIGTMRGGWGWALFGVIWGLTLLGIVLKIFAMKKLKLVSLVVYLLMGWIIVIAIKPLMESVPPMFLTWMLLGGFAYTFGVIFYVAKKMPYHHAVWHLFVLAGSVCHFFGMLTLIR; encoded by the coding sequence ATGGAAAAGTCTAAAGAACGGTTTCTGGATCGCATCCCTCTCAGCGCTCCGCAAAGCAGGCCGGAAGAGGTGGCAAATGCAATCACTCATGGCATTGGAGTGGGACTTGCGATAGCCGCTCTGGTAGTATTGGTTGTGTTTGCCGCTCGCATCAACGATACATGGAAAGTGGTATCTTTCAGCATCTACGGCACCACAATGATTATTCTGTTTCTGTCCTCCACTCTCTACCATTCTTTTCCACAACCCTATGTAAAACGTTTCTTTCGCATCCTGGATCACTCTTCTATCTTTCTGTTGATAGCCGGGACCTACACTCCCGTAACGATCGGCACCATGCGCGGAGGCTGGGGTTGGGCTCTGTTTGGCGTGATCTGGGGTCTCACTCTTTTGGGCATAGTCCTGAAGATATTTGCCATGAAGAAGCTGAAGTTGGTTTCGCTCGTGGTGTATCTTCTGATGGGCTGGATCATCGTGATAGCCATCAAGCCGCTCATGGAAAGTGTTCCCCCGATGTTCCTCACCTGGATGCTCTTGGGAGGCTTTGCATATACCTTTGGAGTGATATTTTACGTTGCCAAAAAGATGCCATATCATCACGCTGTATGGCATCTCTTTGTACTTGCCGGAAGTGTATGCCATTTCTTTGGCATGCTCACACTCATCCGCTAA
- the nadD gene encoding nicotinate (nicotinamide) nucleotide adenylyltransferase, producing the protein MPDRDQLKGAYAILGGSFDPIHNGHLYLAKEVLSLSPVHKIILVPSFRHNFKGNNIILDYDNRLQLAQEAVDHFTPLNFAIHPAEDFRTPIEVWDAERGESGYTSDLVKKLLSLYPDQSFAFIIGADNLIQLPEWHDFEWLKQNLHFIILPRPESTMPCDVLSQIKHTILDMRLCPISSSEIRARIAHGDSIHDLVPSQLEEKILKLYS; encoded by the coding sequence ATGCCGGACAGAGATCAACTGAAGGGTGCCTACGCTATTTTGGGCGGGAGCTTTGATCCCATTCATAATGGGCATTTGTACCTTGCAAAAGAGGTGCTGAGCCTGAGCCCGGTACACAAGATCATTCTGGTGCCCAGTTTCAGACACAACTTCAAGGGCAATAACATCATTCTGGATTACGATAACAGACTCCAACTCGCTCAAGAAGCTGTAGATCACTTCACTCCGCTGAATTTTGCCATTCATCCCGCAGAAGACTTCCGCACACCCATTGAAGTATGGGACGCTGAGCGCGGTGAAAGCGGTTACACCAGCGACTTGGTGAAGAAACTCCTCTCATTGTACCCAGACCAGTCATTTGCCTTCATCATTGGTGCCGACAATTTGATACAACTCCCAGAATGGCATGACTTTGAGTGGTTGAAGCAAAACTTGCATTTTATCATCCTGCCCCGTCCTGAAAGCACCATGCCCTGCGATGTATTGTCGCAGATCAAACATACTATTCTGGATATGCGTCTGTGCCCCATATCGTCCTCCGAAATCCGGGCCAGGATTGCACATGGAGACAGCATTCACGATCTTGTCCCCTCTCAGCTGGAAGAGAAAATCCTCAAGCTATATAGTTGA
- the bamD gene encoding outer membrane protein assembly factor BamD, with product MRRYLSVFLLILLALGACSRNKPDLSTDDKLALADQYYARGKYSKAATIYDDISFERKSAATAYATLRLADSYYAMNKFTDARLKYQQFIDGFPDHTNVADAYYRVGVCFYEDSLKPAYDQEGTLSAMDAFRNFMERFPNDSRYEDALNYLRRAQYKLIEKKYQNGYIYYKMKDYSAALMYFEEVIELGNTDSLDRKSLYYSALLRLHQGNNDAALASYNKLKTKYPGSAEARKLDRKFN from the coding sequence ATGAGAAGATACTTAAGTGTGTTTCTGCTTATTCTGCTTGCATTGGGAGCTTGTAGCAGAAATAAACCCGATCTGAGCACAGACGATAAGCTGGCTCTGGCAGACCAATACTACGCCAGAGGCAAATACAGCAAAGCCGCAACCATCTACGACGACATCTCTTTTGAACGTAAATCCGCGGCTACGGCATACGCAACCCTTAGGCTGGCCGATAGTTACTATGCCATGAACAAGTTTACCGACGCCAGATTGAAGTATCAGCAGTTCATCGATGGATTCCCGGATCACACCAATGTAGCGGATGCCTATTACAGAGTAGGAGTATGTTTCTACGAAGATTCCTTGAAACCTGCTTATGATCAGGAAGGAACCCTATCCGCAATGGATGCTTTCCGCAATTTCATGGAGCGCTTTCCGAATGATAGCCGCTATGAAGACGCCCTCAATTATCTCCGCCGGGCCCAGTATAAATTGATCGAGAAGAAGTATCAAAATGGCTATATATATTACAAAATGAAGGACTACAGCGCTGCTCTGATGTATTTTGAGGAAGTAATAGAGCTGGGCAATACCGATAGTCTCGACCGGAAATCCCTGTATTATTCTGCTCTGTTGCGGCTTCATCAAGGTAACAACGATGCGGCTCTGGCTTCATATAACAAACTTAAAACCAAGTATCCTGGCTCTGCAGAAGCTCGCAAGCTGGATAGGAAGTTTAACTGA
- the ybgF gene encoding tol-pal system protein YbgF, with protein sequence MKQLLLVTLVLILVSGCVSNKALREQQGEIDHLEEALAQNNEELVVLRKEITQSRRSGGQTEGDSVMDMNYVQNQFKQNENDMKAIIAEVREMAIALDGLSELVASSDQEIVNMIRDLEARMNAIVTQGLTPEQAAAFTPNTQMMEQNARDIDALESELASLRQQMEDLSKIGIQTASSNEKPEYEAARDEYYKGNFKEAIKKLDAFAAKYPRSTYVGNAIYWKGESYYAQGDFTSALREFRKVISEQPKSWKVADSQLKIGMCYMNMGDHQTARTELNKLKSNYPDYTEMHIAEKLLKQLQ encoded by the coding sequence ATGAAGCAATTATTATTGGTTACTCTCGTGCTGATCCTTGTTAGTGGTTGCGTTAGCAACAAAGCACTACGCGAACAGCAAGGCGAAATTGATCATTTGGAAGAAGCACTGGCTCAGAACAATGAAGAGCTGGTAGTTCTACGCAAAGAAATTACGCAAAGCAGAAGAAGTGGCGGACAAACTGAAGGCGATTCGGTTATGGACATGAATTATGTGCAGAATCAATTCAAGCAAAACGAAAATGACATGAAAGCCATCATCGCTGAAGTGAGAGAAATGGCTATAGCACTGGACGGACTTAGTGAATTGGTCGCCTCTTCGGATCAAGAAATCGTGAATATGATCCGCGACTTGGAAGCCAGAATGAACGCCATCGTCACTCAAGGCCTCACTCCGGAACAAGCTGCAGCTTTTACCCCCAACACTCAAATGATGGAACAGAATGCCCGGGACATCGATGCTCTTGAGTCCGAGCTTGCCTCATTGCGTCAGCAGATGGAAGACCTCTCAAAGATCGGAATTCAGACTGCTTCTTCAAACGAGAAACCCGAATATGAAGCTGCCAGAGATGAATATTACAAAGGCAACTTCAAAGAAGCCATCAAAAAGCTGGATGCTTTTGCCGCCAAATACCCCCGCAGTACCTATGTGGGCAATGCAATCTACTGGAAAGGCGAAAGCTACTATGCACAAGGTGATTTTACCTCAGCTCTGCGCGAATTCCGTAAAGTAATCAGCGAACAGCCCAAATCCTGGAAAGTGGCAGATTCTCAGCTCAAAATCGGGATGTGCTACATGAATATGGGTGATCATCAAACTGCAAGAACGGAATTGAACAAGCTGAAAAGCAACTACCCGGATTACACCGAAATGCATATTGCCGAGAAGCTGCTGAAACAACTACAATAA
- a CDS encoding aminopeptidase: MKKSQKKDELKYERKNFWKEASKEDQKAAMDYAVAYKQFLNEAKTERETTKWMEALLKKHKFTDIYGNKGGNKVYGIFRGKTMAIAILGSEPIAKGFKMVASHIDAPRVDLKQNPLYEDSSSQMACMRTHYYGGIKKYQWVSTPLALHGVVVKNDGTILDISLGEKEDEPVFIIPDLLPHLARKEQYSKNLNDAIDASKMNLVFSGMVEPNSEDKEAVKAFALKVLNSMYGIKEEDFISAELYLVPAVKSRDSGIDNSMVVGYGQDDRICAYTALTALLDVKDKKPKHTQIVYFSDKEEVGSQGATSAHSIFIQDFVSDLMAYKGEDNSSVNLRKAFINAQILSADVTAVLDPNYPNVHEKQNAILFNHGIGISKFTGSGGKYSCNDASAEFTAKVLKIFNEAGVYWQMGELGKVDEGGGGTIAYILANLGAEVIDCGVGLMGMHSLYELCSKADLYSTYNGYKVFLESR, from the coding sequence ATGAAGAAATCTCAAAAAAAAGACGAACTCAAATACGAACGGAAGAACTTCTGGAAAGAAGCTTCCAAAGAAGATCAAAAGGCAGCTATGGATTATGCCGTAGCTTACAAGCAGTTCTTGAACGAAGCAAAAACCGAGCGGGAAACCACTAAATGGATGGAAGCCCTGCTCAAAAAGCATAAATTTACGGATATCTATGGGAATAAGGGCGGCAACAAGGTCTATGGCATCTTTCGCGGGAAAACCATGGCTATAGCGATCCTGGGCAGTGAACCCATTGCCAAAGGATTCAAGATGGTGGCATCCCATATCGACGCACCCAGAGTGGATCTGAAGCAAAATCCTCTGTATGAAGATAGTTCTTCCCAAATGGCTTGCATGCGTACCCACTATTACGGCGGCATCAAGAAATACCAATGGGTGTCCACACCTCTCGCTCTGCACGGCGTAGTGGTGAAAAACGATGGTACTATTCTGGATATCAGCCTGGGCGAGAAAGAAGATGAGCCAGTATTCATCATTCCAGATCTCCTACCCCACTTGGCCCGCAAGGAACAGTATAGCAAGAACCTCAATGACGCTATCGACGCTTCTAAAATGAATCTTGTTTTTAGTGGCATGGTAGAGCCCAATAGCGAAGACAAGGAAGCTGTAAAAGCCTTTGCATTAAAGGTTTTGAACAGCATGTACGGCATTAAGGAAGAGGACTTTATCTCTGCCGAATTATACCTTGTTCCGGCAGTGAAATCCCGCGATTCGGGCATCGACAATTCCATGGTGGTAGGTTACGGCCAGGACGACCGGATTTGTGCCTACACCGCTCTCACAGCCCTACTGGATGTCAAAGACAAAAAGCCCAAACACACTCAAATAGTGTATTTCTCGGACAAGGAAGAAGTGGGAAGCCAGGGCGCCACCAGTGCTCATTCCATCTTCATCCAGGATTTCGTAAGCGATCTCATGGCATATAAGGGGGAAGACAACAGCAGTGTAAACTTACGCAAGGCTTTCATCAACGCCCAGATACTTAGTGCGGATGTTACTGCCGTGCTAGATCCAAATTATCCCAATGTCCACGAGAAACAGAATGCCATTTTGTTCAATCATGGCATCGGTATCTCAAAGTTCACCGGTAGTGGCGGAAAGTACTCCTGCAACGATGCCAGTGCCGAATTTACCGCAAAAGTACTGAAGATATTCAATGAAGCCGGAGTTTACTGGCAGATGGGTGAATTGGGTAAAGTAGATGAAGGCGGTGGCGGCACCATAGCTTATATTCTGGCAAATCTTGGTGCCGAAGTAATCGATTGTGGAGTGGGCCTAATGGGTATGCACTCGTTATATGAGCTGTGCTCAAAAGCAGATTTATACTCTACTTACAATGGATACAAGGTCTTTTTGGAAAGTAGATAG
- a CDS encoding transcription elongation factor GreA → MDLSVFITVQGMERLQRRINELMTERPEVIRAVAIAREFGDLSENAEYKAAKERQRAIDSEIDYLRRRAAQLKVVDPSGFPKDAVRFGSSCQTRDEDTAKEINFKVVGAAELNFYEDETSMQVVSVVSPIGKGLLGKKPGDIALIKAPMGERRIRILNIL, encoded by the coding sequence GTGGACCTCAGTGTTTTTATAACAGTCCAGGGAATGGAACGTCTGCAAAGACGCATAAATGAATTAATGACTGAACGCCCAGAAGTAATCAGAGCAGTGGCTATCGCCCGAGAGTTTGGCGACCTCAGTGAGAATGCAGAGTATAAGGCAGCCAAAGAGCGACAGCGGGCCATAGATTCCGAGATTGACTATCTACGGCGCAGAGCAGCTCAACTGAAGGTAGTGGATCCCTCCGGATTTCCCAAAGATGCCGTCCGCTTTGGCAGTAGCTGTCAAACCAGAGATGAAGACACCGCCAAAGAGATCAACTTCAAAGTGGTTGGTGCTGCAGAATTGAACTTTTATGAAGACGAAACCAGTATGCAGGTGGTTTCCGTAGTCTCTCCCATAGGCAAAGGCCTTTTGGGCAAGAAACCCGGTGACATTGCTCTGATCAAAGCCCCAATGGGAGAGCGCCGCATCCGAATCCTGAATATATTGTAA
- a CDS encoding RNA polymerase sigma factor, which produces MKKECFEEFLSAHEQRIFRYLLGLTASEDDAKDLVQAVFIAIYNKLESIDEATALAYTYRVAHNKAMTFMKQRSRYVNVDPSSFVNVLKTPTPHAEPDYTFLHDALRELPHRMAAVIQLQYFEKLSYKEISGQLGISVKAVESLLVRAKRILRKKLCR; this is translated from the coding sequence ATGAAAAAAGAGTGTTTTGAGGAGTTTCTCAGCGCCCACGAGCAGCGGATTTTCCGCTATCTTTTGGGACTTACAGCAAGCGAAGACGATGCCAAAGACCTTGTTCAGGCTGTATTTATAGCCATTTACAACAAGTTGGAAAGCATCGATGAAGCCACCGCGCTTGCATACACATATCGAGTAGCGCACAACAAGGCGATGACCTTCATGAAGCAAAGAAGCCGCTATGTGAATGTGGATCCATCGTCCTTTGTTAATGTACTAAAAACACCCACCCCTCACGCAGAGCCTGACTACACATTCTTACACGATGCTCTGAGAGAATTGCCCCATCGCATGGCCGCAGTAATCCAATTACAATACTTTGAAAAGCTCTCTTACAAGGAGATCTCCGGCCAACTGGGAATCAGCGTGAAAGCAGTGGAATCTCTCTTAGTGCGGGCCAAGCGGATACTGCGTAAAAAATTATGCAGGTAA
- a CDS encoding zf-HC2 domain-containing protein, with the protein MRCNEAERYISLKLDNELPAPRADKLQQHLQQCSSCRNIMEQNQKIQSLLNAPIQSEYPSWMHQRIMHNLPEVKPKSWLYKPAFSFASTGLVVALSLYMGIFAGFKGFQDSAYLSDYADEESTQLIFGENSLLEMHDE; encoded by the coding sequence ATGAGATGCAACGAAGCTGAACGCTACATCAGCCTGAAGCTCGATAATGAGCTTCCCGCCCCTCGTGCTGATAAATTGCAGCAGCATCTGCAGCAATGTTCCTCCTGCAGAAATATCATGGAGCAGAACCAAAAGATACAGAGCCTGCTAAATGCCCCGATCCAGAGTGAGTATCCATCTTGGATGCATCAGCGCATTATGCACAATCTACCTGAGGTAAAGCCCAAAAGCTGGCTATATAAACCCGCATTCAGCTTTGCCAGCACCGGCCTTGTGGTGGCACTAAGCCTCTATATGGGCATCTTTGCCGGATTCAAGGGCTTTCAGGATAGTGCATACCTCTCTGATTATGCCGATGAAGAAAGCACTCAACTGATCTTTGGCGAAAACAGCCTCTTGGAGATGCATGATGAGTAG
- a CDS encoding phosphatase PAP2 family protein yields MKMRLFFLLIVMTIASVLCAEQQQSYTLRYLESYPESVGKALVAPLNWNSGHWFRTGALVFSTGALYLADEDIRDFFQRNHSEFSDALMTSAKQFGESKYVLPVLGATVLGGYILDSDKTMDTGLLSLKSFILANSVTITLKTLLQRPRPSADKGKEFFSGKGFDRKRDSFPSGHSTIVWSLAPILADQYQKNKWVPPAAYGIAALTSISRVHDNNHWASDVFAGAVIGYVSAKLTLDSTPRLQVLPNPDLAGISLYFQY; encoded by the coding sequence ATGAAGATGCGTCTTTTCTTTCTACTGATAGTAATGACTATTGCCTCTGTCCTGTGTGCAGAGCAGCAGCAAAGCTATACCCTCCGATACTTAGAGTCTTATCCTGAGAGCGTAGGAAAGGCACTCGTAGCACCCCTCAACTGGAACAGCGGACATTGGTTTCGCACTGGAGCGCTGGTGTTTTCCACAGGAGCCTTGTATCTGGCAGATGAAGACATTCGAGACTTTTTCCAGCGCAACCACAGTGAGTTCAGCGATGCGCTGATGACGAGTGCAAAACAATTCGGAGAGAGTAAATACGTACTCCCGGTTTTAGGCGCAACGGTTTTGGGAGGCTACATACTGGATTCCGATAAAACTATGGACACCGGACTCTTATCTTTGAAGAGCTTCATCCTCGCAAATTCTGTGACTATCACTCTGAAAACACTTTTGCAGAGACCGCGACCTTCCGCAGACAAGGGTAAAGAGTTCTTCTCCGGCAAGGGCTTTGACCGCAAGCGGGACAGTTTTCCTTCCGGACACTCAACGATTGTGTGGAGCCTTGCTCCGATCCTGGCGGATCAGTATCAGAAAAACAAGTGGGTGCCACCTGCAGCCTATGGCATAGCCGCTCTTACTTCCATATCAAGAGTACACGACAACAATCATTGGGCCAGCGATGTATTTGCAGGTGCCGTGATCGGTTATGTGAGCGCAAAACTGACGCTGGATTCCACTCCGCGCCTGCAGGTGTTGCCTAATCCAGATTTGGCTGGTATCAGCTTATACTTTCAGTATTAG
- a CDS encoding DNA internalization-related competence protein ComEC/Rec2 has protein sequence MLWPVVFWVAGIIVGHHLQVPIVGVVLSAMGLAFAALALKSLRSVVILMLFFSFGILRYEGSKKEDSGLIDILNTKTELQQRMQYRVDTKLGDNVFQASLMKIADFEVSEKVLLYHSNELDVGHSYSSLSMLEPSLSDPLLDIYPQRFKAVLRPVLPPEDLSVKFKPNLVSRVRTQLQERMDRYFGAYSPLAKALVLSDTNFKREHRLELSRAGITHLIVVSGLHVMMLSMIFMTILRLFFPLRPAEGLFMIFLLFFAALNNWAPPILRAMLMIDLLILSRWLSRHLGAAQNLSVSLFVITLINPAELFQLGLQLSFLSVALIVFALPQIRHNGRSVLRRTAVTLSNYMLVSFVVGLGIAPLTLYYFGTASLNGILANLLGIPLMTLLLALSIIVLLFPFGVFICVFKVIADIWQYWTDICAQLPFFIEGYWVSLAQALAAGLFVFLLILLIKGRFRLLLKVSLPLVLLVLVLLLLPAYHKDEVIFFNAGVADCSLIFDDLGHSLMIDTGGVPGSRAETDMSEDSKGESWMQKKLLIWLARNRIRTLDYLLVTHLHTDHAGGLSAILSNLNVKNLIISKQDLDSDVWQSLAPHLSLEDTNIVCITDTMSITMGNGRLKILHPDSQFTDAEMNNQSVVCRYDTDALSFLFTGDIEKEAEDWLLQHYPAELKADILKVAHHGSRGSSSTAFLDTVKPIEAVFPSSKRNVYGFPHPDVVHRMNNAGTMLRYTYNGSIRYRTR, from the coding sequence ATGCTTTGGCCTGTAGTCTTTTGGGTAGCTGGCATCATCGTGGGGCATCATCTGCAAGTTCCAATTGTGGGTGTTGTGCTATCTGCGATGGGACTCGCTTTTGCAGCATTGGCATTGAAGAGTCTGCGCTCTGTGGTGATATTAATGCTCTTCTTTAGCTTCGGGATTCTACGCTATGAGGGAAGCAAAAAAGAAGACTCTGGACTCATCGACATCTTGAATACAAAGACCGAACTGCAGCAGAGGATGCAATACCGGGTCGACACCAAACTGGGTGATAATGTGTTTCAGGCGTCTTTGATGAAGATCGCGGACTTCGAGGTCTCTGAAAAAGTGCTCTTGTATCACTCCAATGAGCTGGATGTAGGACACAGCTACTCCTCACTATCAATGCTGGAACCAAGCCTCAGTGATCCCTTGTTGGACATCTATCCGCAACGCTTCAAAGCAGTGTTACGCCCTGTCCTGCCACCAGAGGATCTCAGTGTGAAGTTCAAACCCAATCTGGTTTCAAGGGTGCGAACGCAATTGCAAGAGCGGATGGATAGGTATTTTGGCGCATATTCACCTTTGGCGAAAGCTTTAGTGCTGAGTGATACCAATTTCAAGCGAGAGCATCGGCTGGAACTGAGCCGGGCAGGCATCACACATCTGATAGTGGTGAGCGGTCTTCATGTAATGATGCTGAGTATGATCTTTATGACTATTCTGCGGCTTTTCTTCCCTTTACGTCCAGCGGAGGGTTTGTTCATGATTTTTCTGCTCTTTTTTGCAGCATTGAACAACTGGGCTCCGCCCATACTCCGCGCCATGCTGATGATAGATTTGCTGATCCTATCCCGCTGGCTTTCCCGTCACCTGGGAGCGGCGCAGAATCTCTCAGTCTCTTTGTTTGTCATCACACTCATCAATCCTGCCGAATTGTTTCAACTGGGCTTGCAACTCTCTTTCCTCAGCGTTGCTTTGATCGTCTTTGCCTTACCGCAGATTAGGCACAATGGGCGATCGGTGCTGCGCAGAACTGCAGTAACCCTGTCTAACTACATGCTAGTTAGTTTCGTAGTGGGCTTGGGAATTGCGCCTTTGACCCTGTATTATTTCGGGACAGCCTCACTGAACGGTATTTTGGCCAATCTTCTGGGGATTCCTTTGATGACTCTGCTGCTGGCATTATCCATCATCGTTCTGCTGTTTCCCTTTGGTGTTTTCATCTGTGTTTTCAAGGTTATAGCCGACATCTGGCAATACTGGACTGATATCTGCGCACAACTCCCCTTCTTTATCGAAGGATACTGGGTGTCTCTGGCTCAAGCGTTGGCAGCAGGATTATTTGTCTTTCTGCTAATCTTGCTGATAAAGGGACGTTTCCGGTTGCTTCTTAAAGTGTCGCTTCCGCTGGTATTGTTGGTGTTGGTTCTGTTGTTACTACCTGCATACCACAAGGATGAGGTAATCTTTTTCAATGCGGGAGTAGCAGATTGCAGCTTGATCTTCGACGACTTGGGGCATTCATTGATGATAGATACCGGGGGCGTTCCCGGTTCCCGGGCGGAAACCGACATGAGTGAGGATAGTAAGGGTGAATCCTGGATGCAAAAGAAGCTATTGATATGGCTGGCTCGAAACCGGATCCGCACTTTGGACTATCTGCTCGTCACTCATTTACACACAGATCATGCTGGAGGTTTAAGCGCCATATTAAGTAACCTGAATGTGAAGAACCTGATAATCTCTAAACAAGATCTGGACAGTGATGTATGGCAGAGCTTAGCCCCGCATCTGAGTCTGGAAGATACCAATATTGTATGCATCACTGATACTATGAGCATCACTATGGGTAATGGCCGTCTGAAGATTCTCCATCCCGATTCCCAGTTTACCGATGCCGAGATGAACAATCAATCCGTAGTCTGTCGATACGATACCGATGCGCTTAGTTTTCTCTTTACCGGAGATATCGAAAAGGAAGCAGAAGATTGGTTGCTTCAGCATTATCCTGCTGAACTCAAAGCCGACATTCTGAAGGTGGCTCATCATGGCTCTCGGGGTTCTTCTTCGACTGCCTTTCTGGATACAGTCAAGCCGATTGAGGCTGTATTTCCCAGCTCTAAACGCAATGTCTATGGTTTTCCTCATCCAGATGTTGTCCATCGCATGAATAATGCTGGCACTATGCTGCGCTACACCTACAACGGCTCTATTCGGTACCGCACCAGATAA